The following proteins come from a genomic window of Zonotrichia leucophrys gambelii isolate GWCS_2022_RI chromosome 4, RI_Zleu_2.0, whole genome shotgun sequence:
- the LOC135447365 gene encoding protocadherin-23-like, with amino-acid sequence MARWLRAGRCRAGQGGAAPTGRALALLLPLWLCAAGGGAAPVYNLSLAVDEGLPAETLVGDIRAGLPPGADPPGGFLLSEGSGESAVLADFHVQPETGIIRTARRLDRERRARYSFAAATLRGEVVQVEIAVTDVNDHPPRFPKDSLQLNISELSPPGTAFRLPAARDPDAGGFGTQGYALVEEGGAAGEPPLFQLRYVRPEPLELVLLRRLDRERADVHRLVVEAWDGGSPRRRGRLRVSVRVLDENDNAPAFSRGEYRARLREDAPPGTAVCRLRATDPDLGANGEVRYAINRRQSDPDGYFAVEERSGVLRLRRPLDREARALHRLVVEARDGGAQPEVSSVLVSVAVLDVNDNRPSIRLLYLTETGGPRVSEGARPGDYVARVSVSDADEGGDEEGAEGDGGGIALALLGGDGAFALRTAGAGVFFLCVAGPLDRESRDLYELRLVATDGGTPPLSAEEPLLLRVADLNDETPAFPQPHYRAAVSEAASPGTAVLRLSASDADEPGSPNAEVRYALEGDAAALALLRIDARSGAVSTRARLDRERQAALELRVVARDGGVPPRAAACRLSVRVEDANDNEPRFERAVYRARMPEHAARGRRLLQVSPTRPRSARPPERPRSVAPPPLSNTAAGSRGRGRWSAVSAYRQSHKRSLSRNTCSVGNEHSSGLQRESSVSSG; translated from the coding sequence ATGGCGCGGTGGCTGCGGGCCGGCAGgtgccgggccgggcagggcggcgCTGCCCCGACGGGACGGGCtctggcgctgctgctgccgctgtgGCTGtgcgcggcgggcggcggcgcggcgccGGTGTATAACCTCAGCCTGGCAGTGGACGAGGGGCTGCCGGCCGAGACGCTGGTGGGCGACATCCGCGCGGGACTGCCACCGGGCGCGGACCCACCCGGGGGCTTCCTGCTGTCGGAGGGGAGCGGCGAGTCGGCAGTGCTGGCGGACTTCCACGTCCAGCCGGAGACGGGCATCATCCGCACGGCGCGGCGGCTGGACCGGGAGCGGCGGGCGCGCTACAGCTTCGCGGCGGCCACGCTGCGCGGCGAGGTGGTGCAGGTGGAGATCGCTGTCACCGACGTGAACGACCACCCGCCGCGCTTCCCGAAGGACAGTCTGCAGCTCAACATCTCCGAGCTCAGCCCGCCCGGCACCGCTTTCCGCCTGCCGGCTGCCCGCGACCCCGACGCGGGTGGCTTCGGCACGCAGGGCTACGCGCTGGTGGAGgagggcggcgcggcgggggaGCCGCCGCTGTTCCAGCTGCGCTATGTGCGGCCGGAGCcgctggagctggtgctgctgcgGCGGCTGGACCGCGAACGGGCGGACGTCCACCGGCTGGTGGTGGAGGCGTGGGACGGCGGCAGCCCGCGGCGACGCGGCCGCCTGCGGGTGTCGGTGCGGGTGCTGGACGAGAATGACAACGCGCCCGCCTTCAGCCGCGGCGAATACCGGGCCCGGCTGCGGGAGGACGCGCCGCCGGGCACCGCCGTCTGCCGCCTGCGGGCCACCGACCCCGACCTGGGCGCCAACGGCGAGGTGCGGTACGCCATCAATCGCCGGCAGAGCGACCCCGACGGCTACTTCGCGGTGGAGGAGCGCAGCGGCGTCCTGCGCCTCCGCCGCCCGCTGGACCGCGAGGCGCGGGCTCTGCACCGCCTGGTCGTGGAGGCGCGGGACGGCGGCGCCCAGCCCGAGGTCTCCAGCGTCCTCGTCTCCGTGGCCGTGCTGGACGTGAACGACAACCGGCCCTCCATCCGTCTGCTCTACCTCACCGAGACCGGCGGCCCACGGGTCTCCGAAGGGGCGCGGCCCGGCGACTACGTGGCCCGAGTCTCCGTCTCGGACGCCGACGAGGGCGGCGACGAGGAGGGCGCAGAGGGCGACGGCGGCGGCATCGCGCTGGCCCTGCTGGGCGGCGACGGCGCCTTCGCCTTGCGGACGGCCGGGGCCGGCGTCTTCTTCCTCTGCGTGGCGGGGCCGCTGGACCGCGAGAGCCGCGACCTGTACGAGCTGCGGCTGGTGGCCACGGACGGCGGCACGCCGCCGCTCTCCGCCGAGGAGCCGCTGCTTCTGCGCGTCGCCGACCTCAACGACGAGACGCCCGCGTTCCCGCAGCCCCACTACCGCGCCGCCGTCTCGGAGGCCGCCTCCCCCGGCACCGCCGTGCTCCGCCTCAGCGCCTCGGACGCCGACGAGCCGGGCTCGCCCAACGCCGAGGTGCGGTACGCGCTGGAGGGCGACGCGGccgccctggccctgctgcgcATCGACGCGCGGAGTGGCGCCGTCAGCACCCGCGCGCGCCTGGACCGGGAGCGGCAGGCGGCGCTGGAGCTGCGCGTGGTGGCGCGGGACGGCGGCGTCCCCCCGCGCGCCGCCGCGTGCCGCCTCAGCGTGCGCGTGGAGGACGCCAACGACAACGAGCCGCGCTTCGAGCGCGCCGTGTACCGAGCGCGCATGCCCGAGCACGCCGCGCgcggccgccgcctcctccaggtgagccccacACGGCCCCGCTCGGCCCGGCCCCCGGAACGCCCGCGCTCCGTGGCACCGCCGCCGCTCTCCAACACTGCCGCGGGAAGCAGGGGGCGCGGCAGGTGGAGCGCAGTCAGCGCGTACCGCCAGTCTCACAAGCGCTCCTTGTCCCGTAATACTTGCAGCGTGGGTAATGAGCACAGCTCAGGTCTTCAGAGGGAGTCAAGTGTCAGCTCTGGTTAA